Proteins encoded by one window of Microcebus murinus isolate Inina chromosome 2, M.murinus_Inina_mat1.0, whole genome shotgun sequence:
- the TINAGL1 gene encoding tubulointerstitial nephritis antigen-like isoform X2 has product MHGGRLYPVLGTYWNNCNRCTCHEKGQWECDQEPCLVDQDMINAINQGNYGWRAGNHSAFWGMTLDEGIRYRLGTIRPSSSVMNMNEIYTVLGPGEVLPTAFEASRKWPNLIHEPLDQGNCAGSWAFSTAAVASDRVSIHSLGHMTPVLSPQNLLSCDTHHQQGCRGGRLDGAWWFLRRRGVVSDHCYPFSGRERDQAGPAPPCMMHSRAMGRGKRQATARCPNGHVHSNDIYQVTPAYRLGSSEKEIMKELMENGPVQALMEVHEDFFLYQGGIYSHTPVSRGRPEQYRRHGTHSVKITGWGEETLPDGRTLKYWTAANSWGPAWGERGHFRIVRGANECDIESFVLGVWGRVGMEDMGHH; this is encoded by the exons ATGCACGGAGGTCGACTCTATCCAGTCCTGGGAACCTACTGGAACAACTGTAACCGTTG CACCTGCCACGAGAAAGGGCAGTGGGAGTGTGACCAGGAGCCATGCCTGGTGGACCAGGACATGATCAACGCCATCAACCAGGGCAACTACGG GTGGCGGGCCGGGAACCACAGCGCCTTCTGGGGGATGACCCTGGATGAGGGCATTCGCTACCGCCTGGGCACCATCCGCCCGTCTTCCTCTGTCATGAACATGAATGAGATCTAT ACAGTGCTGGGCCCCGGGGAGGTGCTTCCCACGGCCTTCGAGGCCTCTCGGAAGTGGCCCAACCTGATCCACGAGCCTCTTGACCAGGGCAACTGTGCAGGCTCCTGGGCCTTCTCCACGGCAG CTGTGGCATCCGATCGGGTATCAATCCATTCGCTGGGACACATGACACCTGTCCTGTCGCCCCAGAACCTGCTGTCTTGTGACACTCACCACCAGCAGGGCTGCCGCGGTGGGCGTCTCGATGGTGCCTGGTGGTTCCTGCGTCGTCGAGG GGTGGTGTCTGATCACTGCTACCCGTTCTCGGGCCGTGAGCGAGACCAGGCTGGCCCTGCGCCCCCATGTATGATGCACAGCCGGGCCATGGGTCGGGGCAAGCGCCAGGCCACTGCCCGCTGCCCCAATGGCCATGTCCATTCCAATGACATCTACCAGGTCACTCCCGCCTACCGACTCGGCTCCAGC GAGAAGGAGATCATGAAGGAGCTGATGGAGAATGGCCCCGTCCAAG CCCTCATGGAGGTGCACGAGGACTTCTTCCTGTACCAGGGCGGCATCTACAGCCACACTCCAGTGAGCCGAGGGAGGCCGGAGCAATACCGCCGGCATGGGACGCACTCGGTCAAGATCACAGG GTGGGGCGAGGAGACGCTGCCCGATGGAAGGACGCTCAAATACTGG ACGGCCGCCAACTCGTGGGGCCCAGCCTGGGGTGAGAGGGGCCACTTCCGCATCGTGCGCGGCGCCAACGAGTGCGACATCGAGAGCTTTGTGCTGGGCGTCTGGGGCCGTGTGGGCATGGAGGACATGGGCCATCACTGA
- the TINAGL1 gene encoding tubulointerstitial nephritis antigen-like isoform X1, producing the protein MWRCPPGLLLLLLLAGQVAPGTRQGRGRRELAPGLHLRGIRDAGGRYCQEQDLCCRGRADDCALPYLGATCYCDLFCNRTVSDCCPDFWDFCLGVPPPFPPIQGCMHGGRLYPVLGTYWNNCNRCTCHEKGQWECDQEPCLVDQDMINAINQGNYGWRAGNHSAFWGMTLDEGIRYRLGTIRPSSSVMNMNEIYTVLGPGEVLPTAFEASRKWPNLIHEPLDQGNCAGSWAFSTAAVASDRVSIHSLGHMTPVLSPQNLLSCDTHHQQGCRGGRLDGAWWFLRRRGVVSDHCYPFSGRERDQAGPAPPCMMHSRAMGRGKRQATARCPNGHVHSNDIYQVTPAYRLGSSEKEIMKELMENGPVQALMEVHEDFFLYQGGIYSHTPVSRGRPEQYRRHGTHSVKITGWGEETLPDGRTLKYWTAANSWGPAWGERGHFRIVRGANECDIESFVLGVWGRVGMEDMGHH; encoded by the exons ATGTGGAGATGTCCACCGgggctgctgctgttgctgctgctggctGGCCAGGTGGCCCCGGGTACCCGGCAGGGTCGCGGGCGCCGGGAGCTAGCGCCGGGGCTGCACCTGCGGGGCATCCGGGACGCGGGTGGCCGGTACTGCCAGGAGCAGGACCTGTGCTGCCGTGGCCGCGCTGACGACTGCGCCCTGCCCTACCTGGGCGCCACCTGTTACTGTGACCTCTTCTGCAACCGCACCGTCTCCGACTGCTGCCCTGACTTCTGGGACTTCTGCCTTGGCGTGCCACCCCCCTTTCCCCCCATCCAAG GATGTATGCACGGAGGTCGACTCTATCCAGTCCTGGGAACCTACTGGAACAACTGTAACCGTTG CACCTGCCACGAGAAAGGGCAGTGGGAGTGTGACCAGGAGCCATGCCTGGTGGACCAGGACATGATCAACGCCATCAACCAGGGCAACTACGG GTGGCGGGCCGGGAACCACAGCGCCTTCTGGGGGATGACCCTGGATGAGGGCATTCGCTACCGCCTGGGCACCATCCGCCCGTCTTCCTCTGTCATGAACATGAATGAGATCTAT ACAGTGCTGGGCCCCGGGGAGGTGCTTCCCACGGCCTTCGAGGCCTCTCGGAAGTGGCCCAACCTGATCCACGAGCCTCTTGACCAGGGCAACTGTGCAGGCTCCTGGGCCTTCTCCACGGCAG CTGTGGCATCCGATCGGGTATCAATCCATTCGCTGGGACACATGACACCTGTCCTGTCGCCCCAGAACCTGCTGTCTTGTGACACTCACCACCAGCAGGGCTGCCGCGGTGGGCGTCTCGATGGTGCCTGGTGGTTCCTGCGTCGTCGAGG GGTGGTGTCTGATCACTGCTACCCGTTCTCGGGCCGTGAGCGAGACCAGGCTGGCCCTGCGCCCCCATGTATGATGCACAGCCGGGCCATGGGTCGGGGCAAGCGCCAGGCCACTGCCCGCTGCCCCAATGGCCATGTCCATTCCAATGACATCTACCAGGTCACTCCCGCCTACCGACTCGGCTCCAGC GAGAAGGAGATCATGAAGGAGCTGATGGAGAATGGCCCCGTCCAAG CCCTCATGGAGGTGCACGAGGACTTCTTCCTGTACCAGGGCGGCATCTACAGCCACACTCCAGTGAGCCGAGGGAGGCCGGAGCAATACCGCCGGCATGGGACGCACTCGGTCAAGATCACAGG GTGGGGCGAGGAGACGCTGCCCGATGGAAGGACGCTCAAATACTGG ACGGCCGCCAACTCGTGGGGCCCAGCCTGGGGTGAGAGGGGCCACTTCCGCATCGTGCGCGGCGCCAACGAGTGCGACATCGAGAGCTTTGTGCTGGGCGTCTGGGGCCGTGTGGGCATGGAGGACATGGGCCATCACTGA